One Raphanus sativus cultivar WK10039 unplaced genomic scaffold, ASM80110v3 Scaffold0697, whole genome shotgun sequence DNA segment encodes these proteins:
- the LOC130502816 gene encoding uncharacterized protein LOC130502816 isoform X2 — MLTAHYREIFGEPGSQLDPPGSSSGAGGSGSSDQESVPETQHFFPPIPPPMAQPQPMAQPMAQPMAQPMAQPMAPPVPPPMAPPEIPAAVHPDLMVPPTVPFSQYTVEDILGMPGRAGLPIIDPDRPDGTLWFGVDNSLATDVTETIKGYFSMAHPNWKLTPIYIRKTWFKIYAQKYHWSIGVSERVRKAFYEKAQVRLSDTVCNWKGAWIVKGYTRGKPAELTTDVWDGLIRYWKDPNSIRIANICAAARNTVDEHGNGPMLHSTGQKPHAGVRLKMAKELGRLPTLPELYERTHKNKAGQFLDGKSEQIYNNVIARVEERQTQLTQQSGDGLPVTLSTTEVDKIYEEVVPKKKGRTLGIGSVNDVPRATSSYAQRQTEEVTQLRSELGATKSRVSGLEAFIDVIASTNPEWEALLRNMKQQNPIPGESSGTHNEEDVTRRSEEFYEAMNEP, encoded by the exons atgcttactgctcactacagggagatattcggtgagcctggtagtcagttagacccgccaggttcttcttcaggtgccggcggttcaggttcttcggatcaggagtctgttcccgagactcagcatttcttccctccgattcctcctccgatggctcagcctcagccgatggctcagccgatggctcagccgatggctcagccgatggctcagccgatggctcctccggtgcctcctccgatggctcctcctgagatccccgccgctgttcatcccgatctcatggtgccacctactgttcccttctcgcagtacactgtcgaggatattcttggtatgccaggcagagctggtttaccaatcatagaccccgacagacccgacgggactttatg gtttggggttgacaattcccttgcgacagatgtaaccgagacgattaaaggttacttctccatggcgcatccaaactggaaattgacgccgatctacatccgaaagacgtggttcaagatttacgct caaaagtatcattggtccatcggggtcagtgagagagtgaggaaggcgttttacgaaaaggcgcaagttcgcttgtcggacacggtttgcaactggaagggtgcctggatcgtcaaggggtacacccgtggcaaacccgctgagcttaccacggatgtttgggacggcctcatccgttactggaaggatcctaactccattaggatcgcaaacatttgtgctgccgcccgtaacacggtagacgagcacggtaacggcccgatgctacactctacgggccaaaaaccacatgccggtgtccgtttgaaaatg gccaaagagttgggacgtctcccgactcttccggaactttacgagcggacccacaaaaacaaggcgggccagtttttagatggcaagtccgagcaaatctacaacaacgtaattgctcgggttgaagagcgccagactcagctgacccagcagtccggcgacggattaccagttaccttatccacaactgaagtggataagatttacgaggag gttgtccctaagaaaaagggacgtacgttggggatcggttccgtcaatgatgtcccgagagcgacatcatcttatgctcagagacagaccgaagaagtcactcagttgcgttccgagctgggcgcgaccaaaagccgtgtgagtggactcgaagccttcatcgacgttatagcgtccacaaatccggaatgggaagctttgttgaggaacatgaaacaacaaaatcccattccaggcgagtcatcgggcacacataacgaggaggatgttacgaggaggagcgaggaattctacgaggcgatgaacgagccttag
- the LOC130502816 gene encoding uncharacterized protein LOC130502816 isoform X1, with the protein MVRQRMLTAHYREIFGEPGSQLDPPGSSSGAGGSGSSDQESVPETQHFFPPIPPPMAQPQPMAQPMAQPMAQPMAQPMAPPVPPPMAPPEIPAAVHPDLMVPPTVPFSQYTVEDILGMPGRAGLPIIDPDRPDGTLWFGVDNSLATDVTETIKGYFSMAHPNWKLTPIYIRKTWFKIYAQKYHWSIGVSERVRKAFYEKAQVRLSDTVCNWKGAWIVKGYTRGKPAELTTDVWDGLIRYWKDPNSIRIANICAAARNTVDEHGNGPMLHSTGQKPHAGVRLKMAKELGRLPTLPELYERTHKNKAGQFLDGKSEQIYNNVIARVEERQTQLTQQSGDGLPVTLSTTEVDKIYEEVVPKKKGRTLGIGSVNDVPRATSSYAQRQTEEVTQLRSELGATKSRVSGLEAFIDVIASTNPEWEALLRNMKQQNPIPGESSGTHNEEDVTRRSEEFYEAMNEP; encoded by the exons atg gttcgccagcgcatgcttactgctcactacagggagatattcggtgagcctggtagtcagttagacccgccaggttcttcttcaggtgccggcggttcaggttcttcggatcaggagtctgttcccgagactcagcatttcttccctccgattcctcctccgatggctcagcctcagccgatggctcagccgatggctcagccgatggctcagccgatggctcagccgatggctcctccggtgcctcctccgatggctcctcctgagatccccgccgctgttcatcccgatctcatggtgccacctactgttcccttctcgcagtacactgtcgaggatattcttggtatgccaggcagagctggtttaccaatcatagaccccgacagacccgacgggactttatg gtttggggttgacaattcccttgcgacagatgtaaccgagacgattaaaggttacttctccatggcgcatccaaactggaaattgacgccgatctacatccgaaagacgtggttcaagatttacgct caaaagtatcattggtccatcggggtcagtgagagagtgaggaaggcgttttacgaaaaggcgcaagttcgcttgtcggacacggtttgcaactggaagggtgcctggatcgtcaaggggtacacccgtggcaaacccgctgagcttaccacggatgtttgggacggcctcatccgttactggaaggatcctaactccattaggatcgcaaacatttgtgctgccgcccgtaacacggtagacgagcacggtaacggcccgatgctacactctacgggccaaaaaccacatgccggtgtccgtttgaaaatg gccaaagagttgggacgtctcccgactcttccggaactttacgagcggacccacaaaaacaaggcgggccagtttttagatggcaagtccgagcaaatctacaacaacgtaattgctcgggttgaagagcgccagactcagctgacccagcagtccggcgacggattaccagttaccttatccacaactgaagtggataagatttacgaggag gttgtccctaagaaaaagggacgtacgttggggatcggttccgtcaatgatgtcccgagagcgacatcatcttatgctcagagacagaccgaagaagtcactcagttgcgttccgagctgggcgcgaccaaaagccgtgtgagtggactcgaagccttcatcgacgttatagcgtccacaaatccggaatgggaagctttgttgaggaacatgaaacaacaaaatcccattccaggcgagtcatcgggcacacataacgaggaggatgttacgaggaggagcgaggaattctacgaggcgatgaacgagccttag